The window GGGGGCGGGCTCTGGCACGGACGTGTCTGATCAACAACTGAACTAAACTCGTCCGGATGGACATCCAAGAAACGAGACGCAAGCGCCTTCGCCAATGGCTGGAGGGTCGGTCAGTCCCTCGACGGGAGAGGAGCTATTTTTCGCAACTCTTGGGCGGCTCAGCGTCGTTCGGCGAGCGCGCAGCTCGACGGCTTGAGCGTGACTACGGGATGGGGGACGGATTCCTTGACCAGGAGAGTCAAGAACACGCAGCGGCATGCTCGTCGGCGATAGACCTGGACGCACGGCCGCAGATGTCCGCATGGCCGTTTCAGCGCATTGCGATCTCCGCGTACATGGCCCTTTGTGCCAAGACGCGCGAGGACATCGAGGACTACATCGAAATGAAGATCTCGAAGGAACGACGATGATCTCGGGTGTGGCAGTGAGCGCGTTGGCCGGCTTGATGCAGGCTCTACCGCATTGAAAGATCCCTGATCTGAGGCTTTGTTCTTATCGTTGTTACGTCGGGCCAGGCATGAATCGCTAGGGGCTTGTACTGTCCCGCCGAGCTTTCCACGCAGCTAGCTCGATCACCTCAGCCGGCGGACCTCGAGGCCGTCCGGTGGTGACTTGCTGCGACAACCTTGATGGCCCCGAGGGCTTCGATACGCCCTTCGCGATCGAGGCCTTCAAGAATCGCAATCGCCTTGCGGATGTGAGGGTCCGGGTGCGCACTCCTTTGCGGGAGATCGAGCGGTGCCGGAGTACTTTGCTGCTGGTGATGATCTGGGCCCTCCGCATCAATGGACGTATGGGGGTTGTCAAACCACCCCAGTGGCAGGTCGCATCGCTGCTCGAAAGTCCTTGCTAGATCATCCCCAATCGTTCGTGGCTTGCCTGTGGCGCTGTGAACCGCGCGGGTCTTCAGTTGACTGATCTGGGCATGGGACTTCCCCACCGCGTTTGCCAACGCTTGCACCGTTCCGAACTTGCCGATCAAGAGAAGCAGGTTCTCGTGTCGGATCTCGTCGATGGTCTTCATTTGGATGCTGGCGATGTCGCTGATCAGTAGGTCAGGACGATTAGATAGCCGCCAGCTAACAAATGGAATGTGCTGTAGGCTATTGGCAAAATGAAAGCCGGCGGCTAATATTCGGGGCATGGATCTGAGAACCTATCTTCGTGCCGAGCGGGGGAGGGCGGCCGAGCTAGCGCGGCATCTTGGAGTAACGCCGACGACCGTGAACGAGTGGGCGACCTTACGAAAGCCGGTTCGAGAGTGCTATGCACCGTTGATCGAGGGCTGGTCGCATGGAGCCGTCCCGAGGGAAGTGCTTCGACCGCTGGATTGGCACATTGTCTGGCCGGAACTCCGGCTCCGCTCAGTCGCTCCCGCCGATACGTGTTGGCAATCCTTGGCCGCAGCTTGCTGCATCCAGTAGTGCTGTAGGCGAGCGAACAGGATGGTTGGTGGCATCGATGTGGAGGGCTGGAGCGATGTCGCCATCGTAGGCGCGGACGTGTTCCGGTGCATTCGTTGATTCTTGAACAGGATGGAACGGCCATGAATGACAAGGCATTCGTCATCGAGCGGGAGTCGTTGCTGACGGCGACGTTGCGGGACGCGTGCAGGGACGCGGCCAAGCGCCGTGCGCTCTGCGAGGCGACTGGCTGGGACGACACGATGCCCAACAAGGTCGCCAACGGCGCCGGCGTGACGCTGGAGAAGATCCACGCGATGCTGGACTCCCTGGGCCTGGTGGTGACTACGCGGGCCTATATGGACTACCTGGCGCGCGGCAATGAGATCGGTTCCTCCTGCCTCTGTGCGCGCATGAGCATGGGTGCTTGCGGGCGTCACCTGCAGGGGCCTGTTTGACTCCACCATCCCGCAGTCAGCCCGCTGCCGCTCGGCGGATCCCCGTTGAAGGTCCGCGCTTTCTCGCGGACATGACCTGCTGCAAGTCCTGGCGCGTTGGTGCTGGCTTTGCCTGCAGCCGGCCACGGCAAGTCTGCTGTGCCTGGCACCGCGCCGAGGAAATCGCTGCGGCGGCCGGTTCGGACAAGGCATGGCAAGCGCTGCAGGCCTTCGCGTCGCACCTGCTGGGGGAGTGCGCATGGCCGCTGGCGGATGTCTGCTGGGTGTTCCAGGCGGCGGGACAGCCGTCAGCACTGGCGGCGCTGTGCGCCAGGCGTTGGCAGTCCTTGCCGCCGAAGGCTCGGGCGGGCTATGCCGCCGATGTGGCAGCAGCGGTGGCACACCATCGCGCTGGCACGCGCCCGGTCCTGGCCGCCGCTTTCCTCTCCACCTTCCACACACTTTGTCAGGCCGCCGTAGTGCGGCCGTAATCGTTTCTGACATGGCCTATTCAAATCAGTCTTTTGGCGCGGGAAGATGGGACGTTTGCAACCCTTCGATAAGGACCCTTCCATGCAC of the Cupriavidus malaysiensis genome contains:
- a CDS encoding YdaS family helix-turn-helix protein, with translation MDLRTYLRAERGRAAELARHLGVTPTTVNEWATLRKPVRECYAPLIEGWSHGAVPREVLRPLDWHIVWPELRLRSVAPADTCWQSLAAACCIQ